Proteins encoded together in one Natranaerovirga hydrolytica window:
- a CDS encoding Lrp/AsnC family transcriptional regulator: MKKQILEALEKNAKASIKDLSVILGEDESVIEKEISEMEKEKIICGYHTLINWEKTNKDSVVALIELKVTPQRGQGFDKIAERIYRFKEVKSVYLMSGGFDLTVIIEGKTMKEVALFVAQKLAPLEAVISTATHFVLKKYKEHGIILEEEDKDERMLISP; encoded by the coding sequence ATGAAAAAGCAAATTTTAGAAGCATTAGAGAAAAATGCTAAAGCATCTATAAAAGATTTGTCTGTTATTTTAGGTGAAGATGAATCGGTTATAGAAAAAGAAATTAGTGAAATGGAAAAAGAAAAAATTATTTGTGGGTACCATACCTTAATTAACTGGGAAAAAACCAATAAAGACTCTGTTGTAGCACTAATAGAGTTAAAGGTCACACCACAAAGAGGACAAGGATTTGATAAGATCGCCGAGAGAATTTATCGTTTCAAAGAAGTAAAATCCGTTTATCTTATGTCAGGTGGCTTTGACTTAACAGTGATCATAGAAGGTAAAACAATGAAAGAAGTTGCCTTATTTGTTGCTCAAAAGCTAGCACCTTTAGAAGCTGTTATAAGTACAGCAACACATTTTGTATTAAAAAAATACAAAGAACATGGAATAATCCTTGAAGAAGAAGATAAAGATGAAAGGATGTTGATTTCCCCATGA
- a CDS encoding aminotransferase class I/II-fold pyridoxal phosphate-dependent enzyme, producing MRKLLSDRVEQIKPSGIRKFFDIVTEMEDAISLGVGEPDFDTPWHIREEGIYSLEKGRTFYTSNAGLIELRQEISKYLERKIDVEYDYNNEIIVTVGGSEGIDLTLRTLVNPGDEVIIPQPSFVAYEPCAILSGGTPVTIPLKEENEFKLTKEELLNAITPKSKVLILPFPNNPTGAIMGKEEIEEIAQIAIDNDLIVLSDEIYAELTYNGKHFSIASVDGMRERTIIINGFSKSYAMTGWRLGYAAGPKEIIGPMTKIHQYAIMSSPTISQYAAIEALKRGEEDIEEMKKAYNQRRKYLIHTFNEIGLDCFEPLGAFYVFPSIKKLNMTSDEFATSLLKEEKVAVVPGTAFGECGDGFVRCSYAYSLETLKIAMERIENFVKKRI from the coding sequence ATGAGAAAATTATTATCTGATAGAGTAGAGCAAATCAAACCTTCAGGCATAAGAAAGTTTTTTGATATTGTTACAGAAATGGAAGATGCCATATCTTTAGGAGTAGGAGAACCTGATTTTGATACACCTTGGCATATAAGAGAAGAAGGTATTTACTCATTAGAAAAAGGAAGAACTTTTTATACATCTAATGCAGGTTTAATAGAGTTAAGACAAGAAATATCCAAGTATTTAGAGCGTAAAATAGATGTAGAGTATGATTACAATAATGAGATTATAGTAACAGTAGGCGGTAGTGAGGGCATTGACTTAACATTAAGAACATTGGTTAATCCTGGAGATGAGGTTATCATTCCTCAACCTAGCTTTGTAGCCTACGAACCCTGTGCCATATTATCAGGTGGAACACCAGTCACCATCCCTTTAAAAGAAGAAAATGAATTTAAACTGACAAAAGAAGAATTGTTAAATGCAATTACCCCTAAGAGCAAAGTCCTCATATTACCTTTTCCGAATAATCCTACAGGTGCAATAATGGGAAAAGAAGAGATAGAAGAAATTGCACAAATTGCTATTGACAATGATTTGATTGTTTTATCAGATGAAATTTATGCAGAATTAACTTATAATGGGAAACATTTCTCTATTGCAAGTGTAGATGGCATGAGAGAAAGAACCATTATTATTAATGGGTTTTCAAAATCTTACGCTATGACAGGGTGGCGTTTAGGTTATGCAGCAGGACCAAAAGAAATCATAGGGCCTATGACAAAGATTCATCAATATGCTATTATGTCAAGTCCTACCATCAGTCAATATGCTGCTATAGAAGCATTAAAGCGTGGAGAAGAAGATATAGAAGAAATGAAAAAAGCCTACAACCAGAGGAGAAAATACCTCATTCACACATTCAACGAGATAGGATTAGATTGCTTTGAACCCTTAGGCGCATTTTATGTCTTTCCAAGTATTAAAAAGCTGAATATGACATCAGATGAATTTGCCACTTCATTATTAAAAGAAGAAAAAGTAGCTGTTGTGCCTGGTACAGCATTTGGTGAATGCGGAGATGGTTTTGTAAGGTGTTCGTATGCCTATTCTCTAGAAACTTTGAAAATAGCAATGGAAAGAATAGAAAATTTTGTAAAAAAAAGAATATAA
- a CDS encoding Fur family transcriptional regulator: MEKLAEMLKAKKLKVTPQRLAIFGILYNTRNHPSAETIYKALQPTHPTMSLATVYKTLDTLKKSDLVEELNVGEDSFRYDATISPHPHAICLKCNSVEDLDTKVLDNITSEIQDETDFDIISEKLYFYGYCKKCKTSK; the protein is encoded by the coding sequence ATGGAAAAATTAGCTGAAATGCTAAAAGCAAAAAAATTAAAAGTAACACCACAGAGACTTGCCATCTTTGGCATTTTATACAACACTCGTAATCACCCTAGTGCAGAAACAATATACAAGGCTTTACAGCCCACGCATCCCACAATGAGTTTAGCCACTGTATATAAGACACTTGATACATTAAAAAAATCTGATTTAGTAGAGGAGTTAAACGTTGGCGAAGACAGCTTTAGATATGATGCAACGATTAGTCCTCATCCTCATGCCATTTGTTTAAAATGTAATTCTGTAGAAGACCTTGATACAAAAGTCTTAGACAATATCACTTCAGAAATTCAAGACGAAACAGATTTTGATATTATAAGCGAAAAACTTTACTTTTACGGTTATTGTAAAAAATGTAAAACCTCCAAATAG
- a CDS encoding chemotaxis protein CheX: MTTINVEHINAFINAAKNILNDVCQIEIATEKPFLKSPVYAKDTLVIIIGVTGQIKGSVMIGLDETVCFDIASKMMMGMPVTELNDMTKSAISELANMILGNAATSFSNKGIIIDITPPSIVFGNMSIESNAIKNICVPLSYEDKNIELNVAIKEG; encoded by the coding sequence ATGACTACAATCAACGTTGAGCATATTAATGCATTTATTAACGCAGCTAAAAACATATTGAATGATGTGTGTCAGATAGAGATAGCTACAGAGAAACCGTTTTTAAAAAGCCCAGTTTATGCAAAAGATACATTGGTAATCATTATTGGTGTTACAGGTCAAATTAAAGGGTCAGTTATGATTGGATTAGACGAAACAGTTTGTTTTGATATAGCTTCCAAAATGATGATGGGTATGCCTGTTACAGAATTAAATGATATGACAAAAAGTGCCATTAGTGAATTGGCGAATATGATTCTTGGTAATGCGGCAACAAGTTTTTCAAATAAAGGAATCATTATAGATATCACACCGCCTTCAATAGTCTTTGGAAATATGTCTATTGAAAGCAATGCCATTAAAAATATTTGTGTGCCATTATCATATGAAGATAAAAATATAGAGCTTAATGTGGCAATAAAGGAAGGTTAA
- a CDS encoding tRNA (cytidine(34)-2'-O)-methyltransferase: MNIVLYEPEIPANTGNIGRTCVATGTTLHLIEPMGFKLDEKSVKRAGLDYWDDLDVRTYIDFEDFLNKNPNAIIFMATTKAENTYADVTYPGDAYIMFGKESAGIPEDILIKYPETCIRIPMNETIRSLNLSNSAAIILYEALRQNAFNNMQLKGQLRDHQW; encoded by the coding sequence ATGAACATTGTCTTGTATGAACCAGAAATACCAGCTAATACAGGTAATATAGGAAGAACTTGCGTGGCAACAGGCACCACATTGCATTTAATAGAACCTATGGGATTCAAGTTAGATGAAAAGTCTGTAAAAAGAGCAGGACTTGATTATTGGGATGATTTAGACGTAAGAACCTATATTGATTTTGAGGACTTTTTGAACAAAAACCCTAATGCTATCATTTTTATGGCAACAACAAAAGCTGAAAATACTTATGCAGATGTTACGTATCCTGGTGATGCTTATATTATGTTTGGAAAAGAAAGTGCTGGCATACCGGAAGATATCCTTATAAAATATCCAGAGACTTGTATTAGAATACCGATGAACGAAACCATCAGGTCTTTGAATTTATCTAATTCTGCAGCGATTATTTTATATGAAGCGTTAAGACAAAATGCATTTAATAATATGCAGTTAAAAGGACAATTAAGAGATCATCAATGGTAG
- a CDS encoding HAMP domain-containing sensor histidine kinase, with protein sequence MIRNTLLGKILSSYLLILFLGFVLLTSLTYKGLERFLINEKTDLLHKEATVLANQYISAYHSGNMSNFNMDYLVNVLDHSLDTRIWFVNKDGFVISDSRSNTTNIRPLNIKALEEDILYRRYSEIDNFYGFFEEDMISVGTPIIVANTFQGAVFFHTELSTLQNRARYVYYVAALILFFIMIISLSFIYYFGKKIINPLNEMNKTATKYANGDFDTTIKVDTDDEIGRLANSLNNMAYELSKIEEFRRSFIANISHDFRSPLTSIKGYVGAILDGTISYESQDKYLNIVLTETDRLNKLTSDILFLTRMETSGLELHYITFDIHKIIREVTALFEQKCLAKNITITLMLDNVELYVFADIDRVKQVIYNLFDNAIKFSDENSVIIIETTELHSKVYTSIKDFGQGIPQKDLKYIWDRFYKSDPSRGKDKKGTGLGLSIVKEIVKAHDENIKVFSTEGVGSEFVFTLTKSTIDP encoded by the coding sequence ATGATCAGAAATACACTTTTAGGCAAAATATTATCAAGTTATTTGCTCATTCTTTTTTTAGGATTTGTTCTTTTAACGTCTTTAACCTATAAAGGTTTGGAACGATTTTTAATAAATGAAAAAACAGATCTACTTCATAAAGAAGCTACTGTATTGGCAAACCAATATATTTCTGCTTATCATTCTGGTAATATGAGTAACTTTAATATGGATTATCTTGTAAATGTATTGGACCATTCTCTTGATACTAGAATATGGTTTGTTAATAAAGATGGGTTTGTTATTTCAGACTCTAGATCCAATACCACCAATATTAGACCTTTAAATATAAAAGCCCTAGAAGAAGATATATTGTATCGCAGATATTCTGAGATAGATAATTTTTATGGCTTTTTTGAGGAAGATATGATTTCTGTTGGCACGCCTATTATTGTTGCTAACACCTTTCAAGGTGCTGTTTTCTTTCATACTGAATTATCCACACTACAAAATCGCGCAAGGTATGTTTACTATGTTGCTGCCCTTATTTTATTTTTTATTATGATTATTTCTTTATCTTTTATTTATTATTTTGGAAAAAAAATAATAAACCCGTTAAATGAAATGAACAAAACAGCTACTAAGTATGCTAATGGTGACTTTGATACCACTATTAAAGTAGATACTGATGATGAAATTGGAAGGTTGGCAAACTCATTAAATAACATGGCTTATGAACTAAGCAAAATAGAAGAATTTCGTAGAAGTTTTATTGCCAACATCTCTCATGACTTTAGATCGCCTTTAACCTCTATAAAAGGATATGTAGGCGCCATCTTAGATGGAACAATTTCTTATGAGTCACAAGATAAGTATTTAAACATTGTATTAACGGAAACCGATCGGCTAAACAAATTAACTTCTGATATTTTATTTTTAACTCGAATGGAAACCAGTGGTTTAGAATTACATTATATTACTTTTGACATTCATAAAATTATAAGAGAAGTAACTGCACTTTTTGAACAAAAATGCTTGGCTAAAAACATTACAATAACTTTAATGTTAGATAATGTTGAATTATACGTTTTTGCAGACATTGATAGAGTCAAACAAGTTATCTACAATCTCTTTGACAATGCCATAAAATTTTCTGATGAAAATAGTGTTATAATCATTGAAACAACTGAACTACATAGCAAAGTTTATACTTCTATTAAAGATTTTGGACAAGGCATTCCACAAAAAGATCTAAAATATATCTGGGATAGATTTTACAAAAGTGATCCATCTAGAGGAAAAGATAAGAAAGGAACTGGACTTGGACTATCAATTGTTAAAGAAATTGTTAAAGCCCATGATGAAAATATAAAAGTTTTTAGCACAGAAGGAGTCGGTTCTGAATTTGTATTTACGCTAACAAAATCTACTATAGACCCTTGA
- a CDS encoding response regulator transcription factor has protein sequence MKDENQQKVLIVDDDHNIADLIELYLKKEGYLTTKVHNGNDVIDKMLSFTPNIILLDLMLPGLSGYDVCREIRKFSNIPIIMLTAKGETFDKVLGLELGADDYMVKPFDNKELTARVKAVLRRFDSNEFEHPSNEDELSFPSLRINISNYTVLYNNEKIDMPPKELELLYFLASNPNQVFTREKLLDRIWGYEYIGDTRTVDVHIKRIREKIKSTSAWSIMTVWGIGYKFEVK, from the coding sequence ATGAAAGATGAAAACCAACAGAAAGTTTTAATTGTAGATGATGATCATAACATTGCAGATTTAATAGAATTATACTTAAAAAAAGAAGGCTACCTAACAACTAAAGTCCATAATGGTAACGATGTAATTGACAAAATGTTGTCTTTTACTCCAAATATTATTTTATTGGATTTAATGTTACCTGGACTAAGTGGTTATGACGTTTGTCGAGAAATCAGGAAGTTTTCTAATATACCCATTATTATGCTGACAGCCAAAGGGGAAACTTTTGATAAAGTACTTGGACTTGAACTTGGTGCTGATGATTATATGGTGAAACCTTTTGACAATAAGGAACTGACTGCAAGAGTGAAAGCTGTTTTAAGGCGCTTTGATTCTAACGAATTTGAACACCCTTCAAATGAAGATGAGCTTAGTTTTCCTAGTTTAAGGATTAACATTTCTAACTATACTGTACTTTATAATAATGAAAAAATTGACATGCCACCTAAGGAACTGGAGCTATTATATTTTTTAGCTTCTAACCCTAACCAAGTTTTTACACGGGAAAAATTATTGGATAGAATCTGGGGCTACGAATACATTGGCGATACGCGAACTGTAGATGTTCATATTAAACGCATTAGAGAAAAAATCAAATCTACCAGCGCTTGGAGCATAATGACTGTTTGGGGTATTGGATATAAGTTTGAGGTGAAATAA